The bacterium sequence GTAGAGGCTCGATTCGAGCAGGGCCTTGCTCGGCACGCAGCCCACGCGCAGGCAGGTGCCGCCGAGCGCGGGCTCCTTCTCGACGCAGGCCACCTCGATGCCGAGCTGCGCCGCGCGCAGGGCCGCCACGTAGCCGCCCGGCCCGGCGCCGATGATGACGAGATCGTGCCGCTGGATCTCCATCCCAGTCCCCCTAGATCTCGAGCAGGATACGCGTCGGTTCTTCGATGGCGCTCTTGATGTGCTTGAGGAAGCCGACGGCCTCGCGGCCGTCGATGAGCCGGTGATCGTAGGTGAGGGCCACGTACATCATCGGCCGGATCACGACCTGCCCCTCGCGCGCCACGGGCCGGTCCTGGATCGCGTGCAGGCCGAGGATGCCGCTCTGCGGCGCGTTGACGATGGGCGTCGAGAGCAGGTTACCGTAGATGCCGCCGTTGGAGATGGTGAAGGTGCCGCCCGTGAGCTCCTCGAGCGTCAGCTTGTTCTCCTGCGCGCGGCGGCCGAAGTCGGCGATGGCCTTCTCGATCGCCGCGAAGCCGAGCCGCTCGGCGCCCCGCAGCACCGGCACGACGAGTCCCTTGCCGCCGCCCACCGCGATGCCGATGTCGAAGTAGTCGTGGTAGACGACCGTCTCGCCCTCGATGCGCGCATTGACGGCGGGGACCTCCTTGAGCGCCTCCACCGCCGCCTTCACGAAGAAGGACATCAGCCCGAGCTTGACGCCGTGCCGCGCCTGGAACTCCTCCTGCAGACGCCGGCGCAGGTTGCCGACGGCGCTCATGTCCACCTCGTTGAAGGTGGTGAGCAGGGCGGCCGTCTGCTGCGCGGCGACGAGGTGCTGCGCCACCTTGCGGCGCAGCGGGCTCATCGGCACGCGCTCCACCGTTCGCGCACCAGCGGGCGCCGGCGGCGCCTCCAGGTGACG is a genomic window containing:
- the odhB gene encoding 2-oxoglutarate dehydrogenase complex dihydrolipoyllysine-residue succinyltransferase, translating into MSRPRAQPEADVVQLKVPSFGESISEVLVSEWLVAEGASVAREANLVVIETDKITSEVPAPVDCRLTRILKQAGETATVGEAIAELEELAAGLPASTSAVPAAAPPPAAAPVAPAPPTRAAAPASPPPGTAPVMPAAERLMAEKGFPPGSVAGSGPGGRILKEDVLRHLEAPPAPAGARTVERVPMSPLRRKVAQHLVAAQQTAALLTTFNEVDMSAVGNLRRRLQEEFQARHGVKLGLMSFFVKAAVEALKEVPAVNARIEGETVVYHDYFDIGIAVGGGKGLVVPVLRGAERLGFAAIEKAIADFGRRAQENKLTLEELTGGTFTISNGGIYGNLLSTPIVNAPQSGILGLHAIQDRPVAREGQVVIRPMMYVALTYDHRLIDGREAVGFLKHIKSAIEEPTRILLEI